A window from Streptomyces sp. NBC_00299 encodes these proteins:
- a CDS encoding SDR family NAD(P)-dependent oxidoreductase: MKVAIVTGASSGIGQSAAIEIAKRGVGVILTYGNNPQGGKDTVAVIEKEGGTAVALPLDVGETGTFDGFRDTVAGVLRDTWQRDSFDYLVNNAGFAQTSLIEDTTEELFDRLMRVLLKGPYFLTQKLLPLITDGGAIVNTSSNSASTTTGLEPGYSVYAGRKGGLDVLTRYMAKEFSDRGIRVNAVSPGATRTRLGDDAFTRFPEVVPALAAKTAFGRVGEPDDIGKMIATLVSDESRWVTAQNIEVSGGYNL; the protein is encoded by the coding sequence ATGAAGGTCGCCATCGTCACCGGCGCCAGCTCCGGCATCGGACAGAGCGCCGCGATCGAGATCGCCAAGCGCGGAGTCGGAGTCATCCTGACCTACGGCAACAACCCGCAAGGAGGGAAGGACACCGTCGCCGTCATCGAGAAGGAGGGCGGTACGGCCGTCGCGCTGCCGCTGGACGTCGGCGAGACCGGCACCTTCGACGGGTTCCGCGACACCGTGGCCGGGGTCCTGCGCGACACCTGGCAGCGCGACTCCTTCGACTACCTGGTGAACAACGCCGGCTTCGCGCAGACCTCGCTGATCGAGGACACGACCGAGGAGTTGTTCGACAGGCTCATGCGGGTTCTGCTCAAGGGCCCGTACTTCCTCACGCAGAAGCTGTTGCCGCTGATCACGGACGGCGGCGCCATCGTGAACACGAGCAGCAACTCGGCGTCCACCACCACCGGCCTGGAGCCCGGCTACTCGGTGTACGCCGGCAGGAAGGGCGGCCTGGACGTGCTGACCCGCTACATGGCCAAGGAGTTCAGCGACCGGGGCATCCGAGTCAACGCGGTTTCGCCCGGGGCGACCCGCACCCGCCTCGGCGACGACGCCTTCACCCGGTTCCCCGAGGTCGTCCCCGCACTCGCCGCGAAGACCGCGTTCGGCCGCGTCGGCGAACCCGACGACATCGGCAAGATGATCGCCACGCTCGTCTCCGACGAGAGCCGCTGGGTCACCGCCCAGAACATCGAGGTGTCGGGCGGCTACAACCTCTAG
- a CDS encoding AraC family transcriptional regulator gives MQLEELRTLLDRHVRPDWTTAVDGVLISKVDRPDPPAPSMSGTVLAVIAQGAKRLALGDRVFEYGPGQYLVASVDLPVTGQFTQADPEQPALGFGLVLEPSAVAELLLRAGPADTPRTAGGAPSGIAVSDASPALLDAVIRLLRLLDEPRDRAVLAPLVKREILWRVITGEQGATVRQLGLADSSLSHVSRAVRWIREHYAQPFRVEDVARMSGMSVSAFYRNFQAVTAMSPIQFQKQIRLQEARLLLATHPGDVTGVGHRVGYDNPSQFSREYRRQFGAPPSQDAARLRDAVRTPAGALP, from the coding sequence ATGCAGCTGGAAGAGCTCCGCACCCTGCTGGACCGGCACGTCCGGCCCGACTGGACGACCGCCGTCGACGGCGTCCTGATCTCCAAGGTCGACCGGCCGGATCCGCCGGCGCCCTCCATGTCGGGCACGGTGCTCGCGGTCATCGCCCAGGGCGCGAAACGTCTCGCGCTGGGCGACCGGGTCTTCGAATACGGGCCCGGGCAGTACCTGGTCGCATCCGTCGACCTGCCCGTCACCGGACAGTTCACCCAGGCCGACCCCGAGCAGCCGGCGCTGGGGTTCGGGCTCGTCCTGGAACCGTCCGCGGTCGCCGAGTTGCTGCTGCGGGCCGGGCCCGCGGACACTCCGCGCACGGCCGGAGGTGCGCCGTCGGGGATCGCCGTCAGCGACGCCTCGCCCGCCCTGCTCGACGCGGTGATCCGGCTGCTGCGCCTGCTCGACGAACCCCGCGACCGGGCCGTTCTGGCTCCGCTGGTCAAGCGGGAGATCCTGTGGCGCGTCATCACCGGCGAGCAGGGCGCGACGGTGCGCCAGCTCGGCCTAGCCGACAGCAGTCTCAGCCATGTCTCGCGGGCCGTGCGCTGGATCCGCGAGCACTACGCGCAGCCCTTCCGGGTGGAGGACGTGGCCCGGATGTCCGGCATGAGTGTCTCGGCCTTCTACCGCAACTTCCAGGCGGTGACCGCGATGAGCCCCATCCAGTTCCAGAAACAGATCCGGCTGCAGGAGGCCAGGCTGCTGCTCGCCACCCACCCGGGCGATGTCACCGGAGTGGGGCACCGCGTCGGCTACGACAACCCGTCCCAGTTCAGCCGCGAGTACCGCCGCCAGTTCGGCGCCCCGCCCAGCCAGGACGCCGCCCGCCTGCGCGACGCGGTGCGCACTCCGGCGGGCGCCCTGCCCTGA
- a CDS encoding GNAT family N-acetyltransferase: MTDPVIRALSTSDAHLFDAHPDPLGAREGHRRTRFRPEWKRVALRDGTVVARGAWWGGPDDSEPININWFDVAEGEEEAGAELLRSAPWQVELEINLPGGWRDEPDLKAAAEARFGAARAAGYELLVERFLYRWTPELGLPERPGRLRFVAEPDDAVFFDALCRIHSVTLDAHALRAIAEGGLDQAAQEELDFFHWCPSPREWWQVAHTPEGELAGIHIPAHNPSGPTIGFIGVVPEQRGHGYAYDLLAECTHVLAEQGAEFVSGATDQGNFPMARNFAKAGFPVVKERINFDAAGRP; the protein is encoded by the coding sequence AGGGTCACCGGCGGACCCGTTTCCGCCCCGAGTGGAAGCGAGTTGCCCTGCGCGACGGCACGGTCGTCGCTCGCGGCGCCTGGTGGGGCGGCCCCGACGACTCGGAGCCCATCAACATCAACTGGTTCGACGTCGCCGAGGGCGAGGAGGAGGCCGGCGCCGAACTCCTGCGCTCCGCTCCCTGGCAGGTCGAACTCGAGATCAACCTGCCCGGCGGCTGGCGGGACGAGCCCGACCTGAAGGCCGCGGCCGAGGCCCGCTTCGGCGCCGCGCGTGCGGCCGGCTACGAACTCCTGGTGGAACGCTTCCTGTACCGCTGGACCCCGGAACTCGGCCTGCCCGAACGGCCCGGCCGGCTGCGCTTCGTTGCCGAGCCCGATGACGCCGTCTTCTTCGACGCACTGTGCCGCATCCACTCCGTCACCCTTGACGCCCACGCGCTGCGAGCCATCGCGGAGGGCGGCCTCGACCAGGCCGCGCAGGAGGAGCTCGACTTCTTCCACTGGTGCCCGTCCCCACGGGAGTGGTGGCAGGTAGCGCACACCCCGGAGGGCGAGTTGGCCGGCATCCACATCCCGGCACACAACCCCTCCGGCCCGACGATCGGCTTCATCGGAGTCGTCCCTGAACAGCGCGGCCACGGCTACGCCTACGACCTCCTCGCGGAGTGCACCCACGTCCTGGCCGAACAGGGCGCGGAGTTCGTCTCCGGAGCGACCGACCAGGGCAACTTCCCCATGGCCCGCAACTTCGCCAAGGCAGGGTTCCCCGTGGTCAAGGAGCGCATCAACTTCGATGCGGCGGGCCGGCCGTAG